A stretch of the Candidatus Saccharimonadales bacterium genome encodes the following:
- a CDS encoding Crp/Fnr family transcriptional regulator, whose translation MIDRDMQKLDEFIQRYPLRKFDKDQILLVQDERPRDIFYVKTGFIKGYDINVDGIEQHIWLGAKSDIIPYEWLFSAVDSTQLFYSAFTELEVYVVNRQELIEFFSKNPDVLLHVAHDLAIKLSELTEKLTATEKPKASEKIVYMLNILAKRFGDENEAGDKTQITVPLTQQDIANLLGLTRETVATELKKLKDKGYVYYDKWQFVVHTDKISELM comes from the coding sequence ATGATAGATAGAGATATGCAGAAACTCGACGAATTCATCCAGCGCTACCCCCTGCGCAAATTTGACAAGGATCAAATCCTCCTCGTGCAGGACGAACGTCCGCGCGATATTTTTTATGTCAAAACTGGCTTTATCAAGGGATATGACATCAACGTCGACGGTATCGAGCAGCACATATGGCTCGGCGCGAAATCTGACATAATTCCCTACGAATGGCTGTTTTCTGCAGTCGATAGTACGCAGCTGTTCTACAGTGCTTTTACCGAGCTGGAAGTATACGTCGTCAACCGCCAGGAACTGATCGAATTCTTCTCAAAAAACCCGGACGTCCTGCTTCATGTCGCTCATGACCTGGCTATAAAACTCAGCGAACTCACCGAGAAGTTGACTGCCACCGAAAAGCCAAAAGCCAGCGAAAAAATCGTCTACATGCTCAACATCCTAGCCAAGCGTTTTGGCGACGAAAACGAAGCCGGCGACAAAACGCAGATTACTGTACCACTGACACAGCAGGACATCGCCAATCTACTCGGCCTGACCCGTGAAACCGTTGCTACGGAACTCAAAAAGCTCAAAGACAAAGGCTACGTCTACTACGACAAATGGCAGTTCGTCGTCCACACCGACAAAATTTCCGAACTTATGTAG
- a CDS encoding NAD(P)H-binding protein, with amino-acid sequence MKIVIFGASGKVGRQVAQEALKRGHDITVFVHHTPPSDDPHLRIIRGDVHDKASIEQALDGQDAVICTLGSWGTKQKDILSSAMHSIVPAMEQRGIHRIVSLTGNVAAAPNEKLSFAFIAARTVLGKLAPKILRDSENHIAQLAASQLDWTVVRSPVMVPHGSPTYALKHTGSLLSATVNRTAVAYSLIDLLESTSTEWHRQAPYIARA; translated from the coding sequence ATGAAGATAGTTATATTCGGTGCCAGCGGCAAAGTCGGACGACAGGTCGCACAGGAAGCGTTGAAGCGAGGACACGATATAACCGTGTTTGTTCATCATACTCCACCGAGTGATGATCCACATTTACGTATTATTCGCGGAGACGTGCATGACAAAGCCAGTATCGAGCAGGCACTCGATGGACAGGATGCCGTCATCTGCACACTGGGCAGCTGGGGAACCAAGCAAAAAGATATTTTATCGTCAGCCATGCACAGCATCGTGCCAGCGATGGAACAGCGCGGTATACACCGCATAGTTTCGTTAACCGGCAATGTGGCCGCGGCGCCAAATGAGAAGCTCAGCTTTGCCTTTATTGCCGCCCGCACGGTACTCGGTAAGCTTGCGCCCAAAATACTCCGTGACAGCGAAAATCACATTGCGCAGCTCGCAGCCAGTCAGCTTGACTGGACCGTCGTTCGGTCGCCCGTCATGGTGCCACATGGCAGTCCGACCTATGCACTCAAGCACACTGGCTCACTACTATCAGCCACTGTCAATCGCACGGCCGTGGCATACAGCCTGATTGATTTACTTGAATCTACATCGACCGAATGGCACCGTCAGGCCCCGTACATAGCACGTGCCTAA
- a CDS encoding DUF5995 family protein — MHTNAVDGELGNNHFNSIADVERALKKLDQTLVSTELEQLHNFTEVYRIITHNVRRNMAAGAFEHPEFLQKFDVRFAWYYFEALRRYVHDEETVFAWRIAFDAARSGRTSPLSIMALGVNAHINNDIPQVLYDCGAKDKHRKDYRRINAIIHASIDEAIAALHGTDKLLNPKQRPLRLPAKLTMSALAKLWRFSAWKNFRALQTGSLTREQLHIYSQKRAKVLMRMPM; from the coding sequence ATGCATACGAACGCAGTAGACGGCGAACTTGGTAACAATCATTTTAATAGTATTGCCGATGTCGAACGAGCTCTTAAAAAGCTGGATCAAACATTAGTGTCGACAGAACTCGAGCAATTGCATAATTTTACTGAAGTCTACCGAATTATAACGCATAACGTCCGTCGCAACATGGCGGCAGGCGCATTCGAGCATCCGGAGTTTCTGCAAAAATTTGACGTTCGGTTTGCCTGGTATTATTTTGAGGCCCTGCGTCGCTACGTACACGATGAAGAAACAGTATTTGCCTGGCGGATTGCTTTTGACGCTGCTAGAAGCGGCCGCACGTCGCCGCTGTCTATTATGGCCCTCGGAGTCAATGCGCACATCAATAACGACATACCGCAGGTACTGTACGATTGCGGTGCCAAAGACAAGCATAGGAAAGATTATCGGCGGATCAATGCCATCATTCACGCCAGTATTGATGAGGCAATTGCAGCGCTCCATGGAACCGACAAATTACTTAATCCGAAGCAACGTCCGCTACGCCTGCCAGCAAAACTGACGATGTCTGCGCTCGCAAAGCTATGGCGCTTCTCGGCCTGGAAAAATTTCCGGGCATTGCAGACGGGATCACTGACCCGTGAGCAGCTGCATATTTATTCGCAGAAGAGAGCTAAGGTTTTGATGCGTATGCCAATGTAA